Proteins found in one Populus alba chromosome 14, ASM523922v2, whole genome shotgun sequence genomic segment:
- the LOC118038613 gene encoding uncharacterized protein — MSFLAGRLAGKEGAFFFQESKHAVNRLAEKSSITVKNLPPHASSSTIEHESQADVLPEVLRHTLPSKIFGKPYEPSSLSTSSKWALRSDHPNSSSTVSPDVLNPLRAYVSLPQVTFGPKRWELPSEEHSVLASTANEMRKDRYTTINPDKLKAATEGLTYIGKAFAVATAIVFGGATLVFSLAASKLDLRNGDDIRTRGKDLVQPKLDVIREQFVPLKTWAEDTSKKWHLDRQEDVKEKPMVKELAKILGAKTSN, encoded by the exons ATGAGTTTTCTAGCGGGAAGATTAGCAGGGAAAGAAGGAGCCTTCTTTTTCCAGGAATCCAAACATGCCGTTAACCGCCTCGCAGAGAAATCCTCCATCACCGTCAAGAACCTCCCACCCCACGCCTCCTCCTCTACAATAGAGCACGAATCCCAAGCCGACGTGCTTCCCGAGGTCTTAAGACATACTCTTCCTTCCAAGATCTTCGGCAAGCCGTACGAACCGTCTTCTCTGTCCACATCATCCAAGTGGGCCCTACGATCTGATCATCCAAATAGTAGTTCAACCGTGTCCCCTGATGTTCTCAATCCTCTCCGAGCTTATGTTTCCCTCCCCCAGGTCACTTTTGGTCCCAAAAG ATGGGAATTGCCGAGCGAGGAGCACTCGGTACTGGCGTCGACGGCGAATGAAATGCGAAAAGACAGATATACCACTATTAATCCCGATAAATTGAAGGCCGCAACCGAGGGGCTTACTTATA TTGGGAAGGCATTCGCGGTTGCAACTGCAATTGTGTTTGGTGGCGCCACTCTGGTATTTTCTTTGGCAGCTTCCAAGCTAGACCTCCGTAAT GGTGATGATATCCGAACTAGAGGGAAAGACCTGGTTCAGCCAAAACTTGATGTCATCAGAGAGCAATTTGTGCCTTTAAAAACTTGG GCGGAAGATACATCGAAGAAATGGCACCTTGATAGGCAGGAAGACGTCAAAGAGAAACCTATGGTCAAGGAGCTTGCTAAAATTCTGGGCGCAAAAACTTccaactga
- the LOC118038530 gene encoding uncharacterized protein: protein MLMVQLGQCNGVLGQYPKLSPLVRRRKERIQRSISLQAQALPSRTQRIMESIAVEGEVGGAGGAYSYNALKRLDHIWSSICSTVTVSQEPQQVVSSIPGVSSHSDLTGKVVDKFDVVVCGGTLGIFIATALSAKGLQVGVVERNTLKGREQEWNISRKELLELVDVGILEENDIEQAIAMNFNPNRCGFEDKGEIWVKDILNLGVSPVKLIEIVKKRFISLGGVIFEGCSVSSISIYEDASVLKLAKGNILSSRLIIDAMGNFSPVVKQIRRGKKPDGVCLVVGSCARGFKDNSASDIIYSSSSVKKVGDSEAQYFWEAFPAGSGPLDRTTYMFTYVSPQPGSPKLEELLEDFWDLMPEYQGVSLDNLEILRVIYGIFPTYRDSPLPAAFDRILQFGDASGIQSPVSFGGFGSLTRHLGRLSAGVYEAINGDFLDASSLSLLNPYMPNLSASWLFQRAMSAKKNSNVPSEFINELLYVNFQSMQKLGDPVLRPFLQDVIQFWALSKTLGLVMLTKPQIIPSIFKQVGIPVLLDWSSHFFMLGYYTFLSTYADPVIRPFLTAFPSKMKYEWKRYLEAWKYGSGLDYKL, encoded by the exons ATGTTGATGGTTCAGCTTGGACAGTGCAATGGGGTACTGGGTCAGTACCCAAAGCTGAGCCCTTTGGTTCGGAGAAGAAAGGAGAGGATTCAAAGGAGCATTTCTTTGCAAGCACAAGCTCTTCCCTCTAGAACCCAG AGGATAATGGAGAGTATTGCAGTTGAAGGTGAAGTTGGTGGTGCTGGTGGGGCTTACTCATATAATGCCTTAAAGAGGTTGGACCATATTTGGTCTAGTATCTGCTCCACTGTAACAG TTTCTCAAGAGCCTCAGCAAGTTGTTTCGAGTATTCCAGGAGTGTCAAGCCATTCTGATCTCACTGGTAAAGTGGTTGATAAATTTGACGTGGTAGTTTGTGGAGGTACTTTGGGAATATTCATTGCCACAGCCTTGAGTGCCAAAGGTCTTCAAGTAGGCGTTGTGGAAAGAAACACACTAAAAGGG AGGGAGCAAGAATGGAATATCTCAAGGAAGGAGCTGTTGGAGCTTGTAGATGTTGGAATTCTGGAAGAGAAtgacattgaacaagctatagCTATGAACTTTAATCCT AATAGATGTGGCTTTGAGGATAAGGGCGAAATCTGGGTCAAAGACATTCTTAATCTTGGTGTTTC ACCTGTGAAGCTCATAGAGATTGTGAAGAAACGTTTTATTTCCCTTGGTGGAGTCATCTTTGAAGGCTGCAGTGTCTCCAGCATCTCTATATATGAGGATGCATCA GTCTTGAAACTGGCGAAGGGGAACATTCTGTCATCTCGTCTCATTATTGATGCAATGGGGAACTTTTCACCCGTGGTAAAACAG ATAAGGAGAGGAAAGAAGCCAGATGGTGTTTGCCTTGTTGTTGGATCTTGTGCTCGTGGTTTTAAAGATAACTCTGCCAGTGATATCATATATAGTAGTTCATCTGTAAAGAAGGTTGGCGATTCCGAAGCACAATACTTCTGGGAG GCATTTCCAGCTGGATCTGGTCCTTTGGATCGTACTACATATATGTTCACTTATGTCAGTCCTCAACCAGGATCaccaaaattagaagaattgtTAGAAGACTTCTGGGACTTGATGCCAGAATATCAG GGAGTCTCTCTTGACAATCTGGAGATACTGAGAGTTATCTATGGCATTTTCCCTACATATCGTGACAG TCCATTGCCTGCAGCATTTGATCGTATCTTACAG TTTGGGGATGCTAGTGGCATCCAGTCACCTGTTTCATTTGGTGGTTTTGGAAGCTTGACAAGGCACCTTGGGAGATTGTCAGCAG GAGTATATGAAGCAATCAATGGAGATTTTCTCGATGCATCCAGCCTGTCCCTCCTAAATCCTTATATG CCAAATTTAAGTGCTTCTTGGCTGTTTCAAAGAGCAATGTCAGCCAAGAAAAACTCCAATGTTCCTTCAGAATTTATTAATGAGCTTCTTTATGTCAATTTCCAGAGTATGCAG AAGCTGGGGGATCCAGTTCTAAGACCATTTCTTCAG GATGTTATACAGTTCTGGGCTCTTTCCAAGACGTTAGGCCTTGTTATGCTAACTAAACCTCAGATCATCCCATCAATATTCAAGCAG GTTGGTATTCCTGTGCTTCTTGACTGGTCCAGTCATTtcttcatgctgggctactatACTTTTCTCTCCACCTATGCAGATCCAGTAATAAG ACCATTCTTAACTGCATTTCCATCCAAGATGAAGTACGAGTGGAAGCGGTATCTTGAGGCTTGGAAATATGGGTCTGGTTTAGATTATAAGCTGTAA
- the LOC118038342 gene encoding uncharacterized protein, translated as MASMIISPTFSINRSSRDCKILKNTIRQCQGIKAMHIEKPLEELYNIRVERKVSRDKLAELGVSKWSVWKTDKCKLPWDWQVDQLVYIEEGEVRVVPEGSKKYMRFVAGDLVRYPKWFEADLFFNAPYQERYSFRAYGDDS; from the coding sequence ATGGCAAGCATGATCATATCCCCAACCTTCTCTATCAACAGAAGCAGCAGAGATtgtaaaatcttgaaaaataccATTCGGCAATGTCAAGGTATAAAGGCGATGCACATCGAGAAGCCTCTTGAGGAGTTGTACAACATAAGGGTGGAAAGGAAAGTGTCACGAGATAAACTGGCAGAGCTTGGGGTTTCAAAATGGTCAGTGTGGAAGACTGACAAGTGCAAATTGCCCTGGGACTGGCAGGTGGACCAGTTAGTTTACATTGAGGAAGGAGAGGTGAGGGTAGTTCCTGAAGGGAGCAAAAAATACATGCGATTTGTTGCAGGAGACCTTGTTCGCTACCCAAAGTGGTTTGAGGCTGACCTCTTTTTCAATGCTCCATACCAAGAGCGATATAGTTTCCGAGCTTATGGTGATGACAGCTAA